A stretch of the Lolium perenne isolate Kyuss_39 chromosome 3, Kyuss_2.0, whole genome shotgun sequence genome encodes the following:
- the LOC127338907 gene encoding putative calcium-binding protein CML19 yields MVPAATSSHFSSVFASFDKDADGKISAAELRLCMKAALGEDVSAEDAEALVASADTDGDRLLDEDEFLRLVDTGSEKEADNVDRFSGLREAFRMYEVKGEGCITPASLMLMLDRLGSHQGIDECRAMIQRFDLNGDGVVCFDEFKVMMDA; encoded by the coding sequence ATGGTGCCCGCGGCGACATCCAGCCACTTCAGCAGCGTGTTCGCCTCCTTCGACAAGGACGCCGACGGCAAGATCTCGGCGGCTGAGCTGCGGCTGTGCATGAAGGCAGCACTGGGCGAGGACGTGTCGGCAGAGGACGCCGAGGCGCTTGTCGCGTCCGCTGACACCGACGGCGACCGGCTGCTGGACGAGGATGAGTTTCTCAGGCTGGTCGACACAGGGTCAGAGAAGGAGGCCGACAACGTAGACCGATTCAGCGGGCTGAGGGAGGCGTTCAGGATGTACGAGGTGAAGGGCGAAGGTTGCATCACGCCGGCGAGCCTGATGCTCATGCTCGACAGGTTGGGATCACACCAGGGCATCGACGAGTGTCGGGCCATGATCCAAAGGTTTGATCTGAATGGAGATGGGGTGGTTTGCTTCGACGAGTTCAAGGTTATGATGGATGCGTAG
- the LOC127338908 gene encoding putative calcium-binding protein CML19: MVHGTTSGHFSSLFASFDKDSDGKISAAELRLCMKAALGEDVSAEDAESLVNSADSDGDRLLDEEEFLRLVGRPEAETTADDEERCRELKEAFAMYEVKGEGCITPASLMLMLNRLGSHQGIEDCRDMIQRFDLNGDGVVCFDEFKVMMDA; this comes from the coding sequence ATGGTGCACGGCACGACATCCGGTCACTTCAGCAGCTTGTTCGCCTCATTCGACAAGGACTCCGACGGCAAGATATCGGCTGCAGAGCTGCGGCTGTGCATGAAGGCGGCGCTGGGTGAGGATGTGTCGGCGGAGGACGCCGAGTCGCTCGTCAACTCGGCCGACTCCGACGGCGATCGGCTATTGGACGAGGAGGAATTTCTCAggctagtgggccggcccgagGCCGAGACCACGGCCGACGACGAGGAGCGGTGCAGGGAGCTGAAAGAAGCTTTCGCGATGTACGAGGTGAAGGGCGAAGGCTGCATCACGCCGGCGAGCTTGATGTTGATGCTCAACAGGCTGGGCTCGCACCAGGGCATCGAGGATTGCCGGGACATGATCCAAAGGTTCGATCTAAACGGAGATGGAGTGGTTTGTTTCGACGAGTTCAAGGTCATGATGGATGCCTAG
- the LOC127345842 gene encoding uncharacterized protein produces MEQHDAAEVKQTPDQVIRDKSQAAQKVETKKAELKPSEAKKLIEFMEKNYQERVAKVQSFDEFYHAIFELMELFCEERGQVQYRIPDKEKLQQAYIRHHKTAGELKKDEFVKISKEMVGLDSFSFGKAATEFLLLLFGAPFCALVVKRVLPGLRGLSDDIVIPLATSGSVAYLVHTKKL; encoded by the exons ATGGAACAACACGATGCTGCTGAGGTGAAACAGACACCTGATCAAG TAATTAGGGATAAGAGTCAGGCCGCCCAGAAGGTCGAGACGAAGAAGGCTGAGCTGAAACCCAGCGAGGCAAAGAAGCTCATCGAGTTCATGGAAAAGAACTACCAGGAGCGTGTCGCGAAGGTTCAGTCCTTCGACGAGTTCTACCACGCCATCTTCGAGCTCATGGA ATTGTTCTGCGAGGAACGTGGGCAGGTGCAGTACAGGATACCAGATAAAGAGAAACTTCAGCAGGCATACATA AGACACCACAAGACGGCGGGCGAGCTGAAGAAGGACGAGTTCGTGAAGATCAGCAAGGAGATGGTCGGGCTGGACAGCTTCAGCTTCGGCAAGGCGGCCACGGAGTTCCTGCTGCTGCTCTTCGGCGCCCCGTTCTGCGCGCTGGTGGTGAAGAGGGTCCTGCCGGGCCTCCGCGGGCTCTCCGACGACATCGTCATCCCGCTCGCCACCTCCGGCTCCGTCGCCTACCTCGTCCACACCAAGAAGCTCTGA